A window of Nonomuraea angiospora genomic DNA:
CTGCGTGCCGTAGACCTTGCCGCCGGTGCCGGCAGTGATCTTGGCCGCCAGGTCGACGTATTCGTCCCAGGTCCAGGTGGTGTCGTCGGGCAGACTCTGCCCCGCGTCCTTGATCGCCTTCGGGTCCACGACCAGGGACCAGGCGTTGACGCCGGTGGGGATGGCGAACTGCTTGCCGTCGATGGCGCCGGTGGCCAGCACCTTGGCGTCGATGTCGGCGGTGTCGACCGCGCTGGACAGGTCGGCGAGCGTGCCGCGTTCGGCGTATTCGCGCAGGCCGCGGATCTCGAGGGTGATGACGTCGGGCGTCTGGTCGCTCGCGACCCTCGTGGCCAGCGTGTCGTAGTAGGCACCGAAGCCGGAGAACTCTTCCTCGATGTCGATGTCCGGGTTCTTCGCCTCGAACCTCTTGATCGCCTCTTGCGTCATCTTCTGCCGTGCGTCACTGCCCCAGTAGGAGAAACGTAACGTGATCGCACCGTCGGCGCCTTCGCTGCCGCAGGCCGCAGTGATCACCAGCACAGTGGTGGCCAGCAACGCTGCCGTCCACGTCTTCTTGCCAGAGCCCACGGCTCTACCTCCTGGGGGGTTGAGGGGTGCAGGACCTGCTTCGCGGTCCTGGGAGGGTCACTCCACGGGTCGGTCGCTTCCGTCCGGCCAGGAAGAAGTCGAAGCCCGGCCCGAGCGCGCTGATCGGCATGGCGAGCATCCGGAGCTCACGACGACCCCCCACCGGAGTCAGAGAATCCCGCAAGGTTACCGGGGCGGTGAAGCCGCCGGAAGTTGTTGAGGGGGAGGAAGTGGCCGAAGTGGTCGCTCTGTGTCCGGATGGGGTGCGTTTGGGTGACTCCCGTGAGCCGGCGTGCTCCGGATCGAGCGCCCGCGGGCAGCCGCGACGGACGCCGCCCACTCATGCGAAAGGGTGCCACCCTGGCGAGTGACACCCTGATCGACCAGTCGGGACGACAGGATTTGAACCTGCGACCCCTTGACCCCCAGTCAAGTGCGCTACCAAGCTGCGCTACGTCCCGGTCGTGTCGGCCGCTCCCTGCGGAGCGGGACGTCATAACCTTAGCGCACATCGGAGGTGCACGCGTACACGGAGAGCTGGGGCGGAGGTGGCCGAGTGGGGCGGAAACCGACCATCGATCGGCGGGAGCTGGCCAGGTTGGTGGCCGAGGGGATGAACGTGCAGGAGCTGGCCGCGCACTTCGGGGTCAGCGAGTCCGGGGTGCTGCAGGCCAAGCGGGCCGCCGGGCTGGCCAAGCCGATGCTCGACCACAGCCGGGCCGTCCCGTGGAAGCTGGCACGCGAGCACTCCCAGTCCGGGCCCGCCACCAATCTGCGTAATCTGTCAGCGGCCGCGCAGGGGAAGCCGCCCGCGGCCGAGCGGCTGAACACGGCTCTGCGGTGGGCTCAGCGGCTCGTGGACGAGGGGCTCGACGTGCGGTACGACGCGGCCGAAGGGTTCAGCGAGATCCCCGCCGCACCGACGGGCTCACATGTCGCGGCGGTGCTGGCCGCGGCCAGGCAGGCACTGGAAGCCCGCTGAGACGGTGGGTTTCGACCCACTGTTCGAGGGCAGTCGCTGGTCTCAAGACAGAGACCGGAGGCGAACAACATGACCACCTTAATCTGGGTGGCCGTCGTCGCGGTCGTGGTGGTGGCGCTCGTCGCAGTCGGGTATCTCGTGCTGCAGCAGAGGCGCCGCGACCATCTCCGCGAACGTTTCGGCCCGGAGTACGAACGCATAGTCGCCGAGCACGACACCCGCCGCGAGGCCGAGCAGGAGCTGCTCGACCGGGAGCGCCGGCATGCGGAGCTCGACCTCCACCCCCTGACGGAAGAGTCGCGCGACACCTACGCGAACCAGTGGACCGAGGTGCAGGAGCGCTTCGTCGACGCGCCCGGCTTCGCGGTGACCGAGGCCGATCAGCTGGTCACCTCGGTCATGGCCGAACGGGGCTACCCGACGGAGAACTACGAGGAGCGGCTGTCCACCCTGTCGGTGGGGCACGCGAAGACTCTCGACCACTACCGGACGGCCCACGAGATCAGCGGGCGGGCGGCCAGGAAGGAGGCCTCCACGGAGGAGCTGCGGCAGGCCATGGTGCACTACCGCGCGCTGTTCGAGGAACTGCTGCAGGAGACCACACGAGGACGGTGAACGAGCACATGAGCACCCCCAGCACCCCCAGGAGCGGCAGCGAGGAGGAGCGCGCCCGCCGCGACGGGCTCCCTGACGAGTTCCCCGACGAGCGCTCCGGCGACCGCTTCGACGCCCGCACCGACGGGTACGCGGACGAGCGCGAGCTCGACGGCGACCGCGCGGGCGACGTCCATGCCGCAAACGATGACCGTATTGTCCTGGACAATGGCCGGGTCCCCGGCGACGTCCGGGTCGCGGGCGACGACGAGCCGGAGCGGCACAGCCCGCGCGCCGGCGACGAGTACGCCGCTGCCGTCCCTGGCGCCGTTCCCGGGGCCGTGCCCGGCGCGGTGACGCCGCCCGCGGCCGAGTACGACGACGGCGCGTACCGCGACCCCTACGCCAGGACCGGCGAGGACACGACGGCAGGACCGGAGACCGAGCCGGGCGACGTCCCGGCGCACGCCGCCCCCGACGACATCGTCCTGTTCGACCAGGACCCGGACCAGGTGCAGGCCCGCTGGCGCGACCTGCAGGCGTCGTTCGTCGACGATCCCGGCGAGGCCGTGCGGCGTGCCGACGGGCTGGTCGGCGAGGTCGTCGACGCCCTCACCAGCAGCCTCACCACCCGCACGAACGGCCTGCGCGACCGCTGGAAGGACACCGAGGCGGCCGACACCGAGCAGATGCGCCTGGCGCTGCGCGACTACAGGAACGTCCTGGAACGCCTGCTCGCCCTCTCCGGCCACCAGACCCAGCCCGAGCTCCAGACCTGGGGAAAGAGGTGATCTGACATGCTCGCGGTAGTCGCAGCGATCATCTTCGGGCTGGGATTCCTGCTCGACCTGGTCGGCGCCCGGATCCCCGGCGGGTTCTCCGGCATGACGTTCGTCCTGCTGGGCCTGACGCTGCTGGCGCTGCATCAGGCGGGCGTCGGCACGGCCGGCATCCGTACCGGCTACAGCAACTGGCGTGGCCGGGCCCGTAGGTAGACGGCACGTACGAACGGGCCCCGCCGGTCAACGGCCCCAGCCGGTGAGGCCCTGGAACGGGAGGTCGCCGAAGGCGGCGGCCTCCCGTCACTCCTTTCCGGGGAAGCGCATGATGACGGTGCTGCCGCCGTTCCCGACCCGTACGGTCAGGTCCGACGACACCAGCCGGGCCACCCACAACCCCATCCCGCCCACCGCGTCCGGTCTGGGCCCAGGCTTCCAGGCGCCCTCGTCGTGCACCTCCACGATCAGGTCGCCGCTCACCGTCCAGGTACGCATGGAGGCCCGGTCGGCCCCGTGGGTGACGGCGTTGGTGGCGACCTCGTTGACCGCGATGACGAAGTCCCCGATGGCGTCCTCGGGCATGCCGGCGTCGCGGGCCTCGTCCTCAGCGAACTGCCGGACCTGCGGCAGGTCCGGCAGTCGGAAGCGGAGCTCTTTCACGGGCGCGCCGGGCGGCGGGCTCGTGTAGCCCGACTGAGGCTCCCCGTCCTCGTTCACCCGGCGACCTTCTTCTCAGCCGACCAGCTCGGAGCGAAGCTGGTCGAGAACCTTGCGGAGGATACGTGAGACGTGCATCTGGGAGATCCCGAAC
This region includes:
- a CDS encoding ATP-binding protein yields the protein MNEDGEPQSGYTSPPPGAPVKELRFRLPDLPQVRQFAEDEARDAGMPEDAIGDFVIAVNEVATNAVTHGADRASMRTWTVSGDLIVEVHDEGAWKPGPRPDAVGGMGLWVARLVSSDLTVRVGNGGSTVIMRFPGKE